The window GGGATAGGCAAGAAGCTTATGGATTACGTAATAGCACTTGGGAGAGAAGCGGGGTACCATGTTATTATTTCATGTATTACTACCGATAATATAGTAAGCATTAAAATGCATGAGGATGCAGGGTTTAAACTTTGCGGTGAATTGAAGGAGGTCGGGTATAAATTCGGAAGATACCTTGATTGCCTGTTTTACCAGCTTTCTCTATAGGATTGAATTTTATGTAAGCAGAGGGAATTATGAATTCAAATTTATTTGTAAGTGCACTTTTAAGATTCAGAAATTTTTCAACTTTGATTATATGGATGGCTTTAATCAATTTGATGAGCAATAATAGCCAGTTTCAAGATATGATTACAGCACAGACTGCCAATTACTCTTTGGTTATGACAGGGGCTTATGGGGCAGGTTTTGCGGTATATCTTGCTATGGTTATACAAAGCATGTTCAGTAACAACTATAAAGAAGAAGTTAAAAGGAAAGAAAAGAAAAAAGAAATCAATGATTTGAATCGGCAGTGCAACAGACTTTCTGCCCAGGCAAGAAACTTGAGCAATCCAATTCAGAAGCAAAAATTGAGAAAGATAATGCAGGACAAAAATGATATTTTTAATTCGCAAAAACGTGGAGACGAATACAGCTATCTTAAAGAAAAAATTGTTGAGCAGAGCTTAAAACTTGTTATTTCCTATACAAAGCTTATGACGAACTATTCAATCAGAAGCAAGGAAATATCTGAGATTAATATCAGTGACTTGATGAATAAAATCAATGCAAACCGAAGGAAAGTATGTTTTATGAAAGATGACAGGATGCTTGATGATATTAACAACATCATTGAAATGGATGAAAAGGCTATTGAAAGGGTCAAGGAGGAGAGAAACGAGCTAGAAAGAATTCACGCACGACTCGATTATATAGAAAGCATGTTGAATATGTTCAAACACCAGATAATATCCAGCATAGAATCTGAAGAAATGGTTGAAAAATTAGAGACAGCTGTGAACGAGGCAACAGCGCTGGACAGCGTGTTACAAGAAAGAAGACGAAATCAGATAAGATTGTAATACAGACTGAGAGTGAGATAATTTGGACAACCGGCATTTGTAGCGTTTATATGAAACCAAGGGGGATTTCAAATGTCAGCAAATATCACTATCTATTCTTCTCCGTACATCATAATAACAAAAAGGGATGATGGTTATTACATACAATCCTTAAAAAAAGGCTTGAGTATAGATGAATTTCAAAAATGTCTAAATTCACATCCCGAGATTAAAGTAACCAACTTCGCCGTAATTAAAAATGCACTTGTATTGGCACCACAAGACCCCAGAAAATTTGCCAGTGCAAAGGAAAGAATAAGTATAGAAGTATCCGGAGACGAACTTAGGGCTTACATAACCGTTAATGTGGGACCACAAGAAATTTTAGGTACTGAAATAATAAAAGAGGTAGTTCTTGAGTTAAACCGTAAAGGAGTTGTTTATGGGATTAAAAAGGACGTGCTTTTAAGTTTGGTTGCCGGAAAAACCGTACTTATAGCCGAAGGAGAACCTCCACAGAATGGGAGTGATTCCAAAAATAGGTTATATCAAATAAAAGAAGCTAAACCTGAAATAAAAGAAGACGGTACTGCGGATCATTATGACCTTAATCTTATAAACATGGTGCAAGTAGGTGAATGGCTTGGCGAGAAAATTCACGCAACTTCGGGTAAAGAAGGCAAAACAGTATATGGAAATCCCATAAAACCTATGCCCGGAAAAGATTACCCGATTTTTTTTGACCGTAAAACGGTAAAAGCTGTAGAAGAAGAAGGAAAGACAACTCTATATGCCATGAGGAAGGGTGCCGTTTATTTCTCGGGAGACAGTATTGGGGTATCCAATCATTTGGAGCTAAGCGACAATGTAGGTGTTAAAACAGGAAATGTTGATTTTGACGGTTACCTTACTGTCAAAGGAACAATAGAGGACAACTATATAGTTTCTACAACGAATGATATAGAAGTACTTGGCGAATACGGTGTTGGCAGTTGTAAAGAAATAAACAGCAGAGAGGGAAATATTTACATAAGAGGCGGTATAGCAGGTAAGGGTAAAACGGTTATCAAATGCAAAAAAAATCTATACATCAAATTTGTTGCTGATGCTGAAATAATCTGTGACGGAAGTGTACATGTAGGATTTTACTGCCTGAACAGCAATATTATTGCAAAGGAAGTAATACTGGAATCACTAAAGGGCCAGATTATCGGAGGAAATATAACTGCAGATATCAGAGTGCTTGCAGCTACATATGGTACTCCAAGTGAAAAAAGAACAAATATTTATGTAAAAGGATTTGACAGGGTTGCACTTAAAGATTCCCTTGACAATCTTACAGAGGAAATAGAACAACTTAAAATTTCAATGAACCAGTACAAACAGCAAATATCCATTTTTAACATATCTGATGCAGGAAAATCAAGAAAAAGTGAGTTTGAGAAGCTAAATGAAGTATATAACAACATAAGAGCGGAATTGCAAGCGAAGGAGGAAACCAGAAAGAATATCGCAGGATATCTGAAGGTCAAGGGAGAGGGAGAAATTACAATTCTTAAGAAGGCATTTCCTAACACATATTTTGAAATTAAGAGAATCCAGAAGGAAATTCAAACACCTGTACTTAGAACAAGCTTTTACTATAGCGAGGGCACAATAAAAGAACTATAAATAGTAATCAATGCAGCAAAGTTTAATTGTTGGGGAGGGTAAGGCATATGAAATACCAGTCAATACTACAAAGGCTTGAAGATGAAAAGAAAGATGAAATTTTATCGGCAAAATTATATAGATATACCGGGCTAATGCAGGCAATAGAATACTTTTCACAAAAACTAGTGTTTGATCAGATAATTGAGGCTGCATTTGATTTTATAAATGAATTATTACTTGTAAACAATTCTATAGTATATGTTCGTGAGGACAGCAGATACATCGTAAAGAAGGTCAAGGGCTTTAAGGATTATGTAAGCGAAATAGAAAATACAAGTAAACTTGAAAACCTTGCTACTTTTTATGGGAATGTCCTTTATGAAAAAGATAAAATAGTTAAATTTTTTGATTTGGGAATGGTCACGGACATGGGCATTAATGCCATAGTTCCGTTAATTATAGATGGTAAGCTTTATGGATTTATAATGATTAACGGCAAAGGTTTTGCAGACGACGACTATATAATATCAGAATCGCTGATGCGTCTTATAGATACCGCTCTGGAAAACTATAGCAGATATGAGGATTTGGCTAAAGTAAATAAGGAGCTTGACGAAAAGATTTTCAATCTTTTTGCCATAAATCAATCATCAAAGGTACTGTTAAGTGAATTACGAAATAATGCATTGTATGACTTATCTGTTGAATTATTTTCAGAATTAACAAGGAGCACTGTAACCGGATTTGTTTTATATGACGAAAGAAGCGGCAGATATGTCTTAAAGGGCTTTAAGGATGTATTTTACAAGATTAAAGATGTTTTTGTTAGTCTTTGCCTTAATGAAAATCATAAAATTGACTCAAACAAAGTTATTATAGATTTAGAAAACCCAGATGATTGCAAGTATTTTTATAGTCTGTTTGAAGAGTCTGACCATCAGGTAAAAAAGCTTGAGGCCAAGTATATTGTTATAATTATAAAAGAAAAAGAAATTCTTGGATTTGTTACTTTGAGCGAAACTGTTACTGGAGACGAATATAGCAGCGGTATTTTCGAACTTATAGAAAGTCTTGCATCATCAATGTATATTGCACTAAGCAACGCTAACTTATTTAAACAGGTAAATGAGCAGAAACAAATTATCCAAAGAAAACTGGATAAGCTTGTCTCTTTGAATAAATTGACAAAGAATATCAGCAGCTCGTTAAGGATAGACACTCTTATGGAAGTTGCAGCTAAGACACTTGAAGTATCTTTTAATATGCAAAAGGGACTGCTTTGTTTGTACGACAAAGAGTCAAACAAGTTTAGTGTCTCTGAAGCAATTGGTTTAGGGGGCAACTTAGACACAGGTATAATCCCCAATGACAATTGGAGACGTGTTTTTGAGGGTGACTATGTTTATGAAATAGGGCAGGATAAAGTAGCCGAATATATAGGGTATGAGGCGGCTGAAAAGGTTGGAGATGCACAGGGAATACTAATAGTTCCTATTTACATAGATATACTGGAGGTTGAGCTTTCAGGTGCCATTGTGATTTTCAAGTATGATGGCTTGCAGCTTGATAATGAAGAAAATCTAATAACTCTTGAAACAATAGCAGGGCATATAGCACCGGTATTAAAGAATCTATGGGTTATTCAACAGCAGCAGAGATTCATGCTGCCCAACTTTGTGGAGCTTTTCAAGAATGAGTTAAAAGACGAAGTAAAAGCTGCCATGGATTATAATATAAATTTATCAGTTATACAGGTTGAGGATAAAAGGGATTTTATTTTCAAGGGTACCAGTATAATTGACAGTATAAAGACGAACTTCAGAAAGGTATATCCCTTTTCATACAACAATGTGTTTATTATTGAGAATGAAGACGAGAATATAGAAGACAGAATAAGAACCTGTACGGGGATTTCTGATTTAAAGATAAGAAAAATGGTTCTGGGTAAGGATTTTAAGAACTTTGCAAGTTTTTTTGACCTTTTCAGATAAGGTGGTGTAAGGTTTTGAAATTGCTTTTAGGGACGGATATTGTAGAGGTTGACAGGGTGAAGCAAGCAATTGAGAACGGAGGCGTAAAGTTTTCCGAAAAAGTATTTACCCCAGACGAAATCCAATACTGTGAGAGTAGAAATGTTGTAAAATATCAGAGCTATGCTGCAAGATTTGCAGCAAAAGAGGCTGTTTCAAAGGCTTTTGGAACAGGTATTGGCAAAAATGCAGCTTTTAATGAAATAGAAATTATAAAGGATTCTCTTGGAAAGCCTAATGTAAGATTGACTGGAAAGGCAAAGGCTTTTTATGATTCCATGGGTGCTTCGGGAATATCAATAAGCCTGTCACATTGCAGGGAATATGCTGTCGCGTATGCTACAATTTCCATTATTAGCAACGAGAACAAAGACACATAGCGTAAATAAAGACATATGGAGGTTTTGTGTGAAACAGGTGTCGTTTATACATACTGCGGACATACATCTTGATACGCCTTTTTCATCACTTGGAGATAAGGAAAAAGCAGATATCAGGAGACAGGAATTAGAAAACTGCCTTGAAAATATAATTGACAGGGTTAGAGTTCGAAGTATAAATTTACTGATAATCAGTGGCGATTTTTTTGAGGAGAGCTGTGTTCGCGGCTCCACGATAATTGGGGTAAGAAATCTTTTTTCAGAGCTTTACGAAGCAGAAATTGTAATTATACCCGGTAATCATGACCCTTTGAAAGAAAATTCATACTACAATACAATAAGTTGGAGTGATAATGTACATATTCTTACAGATTCAAAGCAGGTATTGTTCTTGGAAAAGTTCAATACCTGTATTTATAACATGGGGGCAGTTGGACGGGTAACAGAGGATTATGCAAGGCTTCAGGGAAATAATATTTCATCAGATAGATTTAATATTCTGGTTTTTCATGGTACCGTTGATATGCCTTTTGAGGAAAGCAATTATAATGCTATAGGCTCAAAAGATATTTTTAATCTGGGTATGGATTATGTTGCACTTGGACATATGCACAATTATATCAGGTTTCAGAACAGGGCAAGCATTATGATAAATCCGGGAAGTCCGGAACCAATGGGGTTTGACGAAGAGGGAGTACACGGCTTTGTTCAGGGAAATATTAGGTTTACCGAGGATAATAGTAAATTGGTTGAAGCAACCTTTGTGCCATCTTCAAGTAGAAATTACTATAACATAGAGCTGGATGTTACCGGATGTAAGAGCAATCAAGAGATTATTCAAAAATTATCTATGGATGACAACATTGATTTTTCAGGTAAAGATTTATATAGTCTTACTCTAAAAGGATTTATTCCAATGAATTTTACCCCTGATATAAAGTATCTGACAGAGGTTATAAAGGATAAATGTTTTTATTTAAGGATTAAGACTGAAACGTCTATTCTTTTTGATTATGAACAGTATCTCGAAGACCCCGGTATAAAGGGTGAGTTTGTCAGGATGCTTATGGATATGCAGGAAAATGAAGCTTCACAAGAAAGAAAAGAAATTTTGAACATGGCAATACAGTTGGGACTGCAAGCTATGGAAAACAACAGGGTGGACTGACAGGGGGATATTTAACCGGATATGAAAATCGACAGACTCCACGTAAGGGGATTTGGGAAACTTGAGGATTTTACTTGTGACTTTTCAGATGGTTTGAATGTTATTTATGGACATAATGAGAGTGGTAAATCAACTCTTATGGCATTTATAAAAGCTATGCTGTATGGAGTAAAGGGTGGTAGAGCGGGGAAAAACGGAATTTTGCCTGACAGCAAGAGGTATATGCCATGGAATAACAAACAATACGGCGGATATATGAATATTAAACTGGACAATTATGATTTTTACCGTATTGACAGAGACTTTTTTGCCAACAAATTAAACTTATATGATTCTTCCTTTAATGATATTTCAGATAATTTTATTGACATAAGAGACACAAATAGTATTGGTGAGAAACTGGTAGGGCTTAATGAGAACCTTTTTGAAAGAACTGTATTTATTAAACAGATGGGAACCAGGATTGATACTTTAACGTCCAAAGACCTTGTAGACAGAATCTCAAATATACAGCAGAGCGGATTTGAGGATATATCATACATACAGGCACAAAATGCACTTAAAGAGGCATTAAAGCGTCAGATTGGAACAGATAGAAGTTATACAAGACCTCTGGATATAATAAACCAACGTTTAGCTGAATTACAGGAGAAAAAGGCTGACCTTTTGAATGAAGAAAAAAACCTTGAGGAATTAAGGGAAAAACAGCAGGATATTTCTTTGAATATTAAAAAATTAAAGCTTAAATATAGACTTATAAGCAGGATAATTGATTATTGCAAACTTAAACAAAAGCTAAAAGTTTTAAATGAAAAAAAGGAAGAAATACACTTTCTCGAAGAAGCTGTCCGTCAGGCCCAAGAAAATATTACTAAGCTTGAGGAGGACAAAAAGTCCGCAATTCTTCATCTGAATAATAATCAGGTGATTAAAGTCAAAAAGCTAAGAGGGATAGATGTATTTTTGATAATATGTGCTATAGCAACGTTGTCAGTAGGATTAGCAGCATTTGTTTTTAATATTTTCAGTCCGTTATTTGCTTTAATACCTGTTTTATTAACTCTTATTCTTTTTTTTCTTAGGATAAGGACTATAAAAAGGGAAGCCGAAATGTTGCAAAAGGAAAGGACAGATGAATTAAATCGTCAGCTTTCACAATTTGATGAAAGAATAGCTCAAAATAAGACTCAGCACCAAAAACTTACAGCCAGGATTGAAGGTCAAAAGGCTAAAGATAGAGCAGAGACACCTGAAAGTGTTGGGAGTGAGATATCAGGTTTATATACTGAGATTATGAGAGATAAGCAAAAAATAGAGAGCAGTCTCACACACTATGAAAAAGAACTTCTGGAAGACCTTTCAAAGGAGTCTCATGAAAGTCTGTTGGTAAAGGCTTATGGCATTAACAAAAATGTTTTATCGGATATCCAAAGGTGGGAAGCCGAATATAATACTGTTGCCCAAACTGTTAAAAATACAAGCATAGGCAGCATATCTGACATTGATAATGAAATCAGCCGATTGAGTCGCCAGAAGAAAAGTTTAGATTCCAAGGGAGAGGCTCTGAATATTGCCATAAGTACTTTGGAGGCAGCAGCTGAGCAGGTTAGAAAAAAATATGTACCTGTGATGAATAAAGTACTGAATAACACTTTTTCCGGACTTACATCACAAAGATATAGCGATGTAAGAACAGGAGACAATCTCAAAATTATGCTGGATAACCCGGAGACAGAGAAATTGGTACCTGTTTCAATGCTTAGTGACGGGACTATTGATCAGATATATTTTGCACTGAGGGTTGCTATTTCGGAGACAGTACTTCAAAACCATGAGTGCATGCCCTTTATAATGGATGAACCCTTTGCACAGTATGATGATGAAAGAACCTTTAATGCACTTAAATATATTGGCAATATAAGCAAAAAACAACAGGTAATCATATTTACCTGTAAAAAGAGGGAAGTAGAACTTATCAACAGTGAATTCCCTTGTAAAATCTGCTCATTGACATAGAGCTGATAAAAAAATATAGTATATTCTATAAGAATTGATTAAGAGGCAGTTATGAGGAAACGTTTATTTATTTATTTGGTTGCTATTACAGCAATATTTATATTAACCGGGTGCGGAAACACGGAAATTCCCGTTACAAAAAACGAACAGTATCTAAGCGGTATAACCGCGGATAATGCTGCTGTTATTAATGATGCAGTTGTTGATGTGTTCGGCAATAATGATGTTTTGAGTACCAGAGTGACACAGGCTCTTTTTAACCAGATTGTTAAGGTAATTTCTCAGGAAAGCTCCTGGGCTAAAATTATGATGCTGGACGGGACGACAGGGTGGGTAAAAAGTAAGTACATCAGCAGGGATACCAGCTGTGTTACCGATGGCCGCATTAATAACAAAATAGTTGTAACAGCCAAAACAGTATATGTTTATACAGGAACATTAAATGACATAAAATATAAGCAGGTAGTTCTGGGAACTGAACTTTATTCCATAAATAAAACCAAAACAGGCTATGACGTGCTTTTGCCGGACAATAAAAAAGGCTGGGTTGAAGATGGAGGAGTAATAGCAGTACCTTCTACACAGAACGTTATACCCAAAACTTCAGCTGAAGGTTTTATTCAAACTGTTAGGAAGTTTGAAGGTACCATATACATTATTGGCGGTGTCAGCAGATGGGGAATTGACTCCCCGGGACTATGCTATGTGGGCAGCAGAATTAACGGAGTGGATATACCCCGTAATGTCAAGGAGATAGCAAAGACAGGCATAAGTGTTAAGTTAAATGATATAAAACCCGGAGACCTGTTGATGTTCAGTGTAGACAATATTAAGAAGGATGTCTCTGATGTAGGTGTTTATACAGGGAATAACGAATTTATCCATTCAAGTCCTTCCAGAGGAGTTGTAACCGACTCCTTGGAAGACAGTTATTACAAAAATCGAATAATCGGTATCAGAAGGATTTTTTAACAGCTTCAGCCCGTTACTAGTTTGCCCAGTAAAACAGCTATGTCATGGGCTGAATGTGGTTTTCCCAGTTCTTTCGAATTTTCCCTCATTATTTTGAGTGTAGAAGGGTCATTAGTTACCTGAGACAAAATATTTACCAGATTATTAAAACTATCTATTTTGTTAGCTACGCCACTTCTGATTAAAAAGCTTGCATTACCCTCTTCCTGTCCCGGTATAGGTGATATTATAAAAATAGGCAAACCTTTAACCAAAGCTTCGGACACAGTCATTCCACCGGGTTTTGTTATTAAAAGATCAGAAATATCCATTAGCTCGTTAACTCTTTCGGTATAGCTTAAAATCAGTACCTTTTTACTGCTTTGCGAAGCGTATTCTTCGAGCTGGAATTTTAGCTTCTGGTTGGTACCTGTAACGGCTATTATCTGAATGTCAACATCGCAATTTAACAGTGATGCCATAGTTTTTTCAATGTTTCCAAAACCCATACCACCGCCCATTACCAGAACGGTAAATTTATCTTCCAAGCCGTATTTTACAAGTAACCCCTTTTTATCGGTTGGTGTCAGAAATTTAGGAGAAACCGGAATGCCATATGGAAAAATTATATTATCCGGTATTCCTCTGCTTATCATTTCAGACTTCATATTATCATTAGCCACAATAAATGCATCCATCCCGCTATCCAGCCACAGGGAATGAACTACATAGTCCGTGAGTATTGCCATTGTGGGGATATTCAGCTTGTTTTTACTTTTTAAAGATGACAGCATTTGCATGGGAAAGGGATGAGTACATACTATAGCCGACGGCTTATACTCATTTATAAGGGATTTTAGTTTATATGACAGAAGCTTGTTTACAGCTTTACTCATATCATATATACCCGTACCTGTCCCAGAGGCAGTATAAATCATGCTGTATAGCTTGGGGCTTCTTTTTAAAGCGCCTAAGTAACTGCTGACAACAATTTTATCTATTACAGGATTAATATATTTCAATGCATCAAGAACATCAACTTTCCAGTCGGGAGACTGTCTCTCAATTGACTCTTTCAGTGCCTCAGCGGCCTTCATGTGACCAGTTCCCACGGAGACGTATAATATCAATACCCTCATAAAACACTCCAGTTCATTTGTCTGTTTGATTAATCAGAATCAATTACATTTTTGACAGTATGAAGATTATTAATACATGTTTTTATAAAGAAATAACATATTTGTGTAAATCACGAATATTTTTGAGAAATTAACCAAAAATAACTTTGCATGAAATTTGCGAGATAATCGGAAGGAGGTACAAGTTTGAGAAAATATAAAATAATTGCGTTATTTT of the Ruminiclostridium papyrosolvens DSM 2782 genome contains:
- a CDS encoding DUF342 domain-containing protein, whose product is MSANITIYSSPYIIITKRDDGYYIQSLKKGLSIDEFQKCLNSHPEIKVTNFAVIKNALVLAPQDPRKFASAKERISIEVSGDELRAYITVNVGPQEILGTEIIKEVVLELNRKGVVYGIKKDVLLSLVAGKTVLIAEGEPPQNGSDSKNRLYQIKEAKPEIKEDGTADHYDLNLINMVQVGEWLGEKIHATSGKEGKTVYGNPIKPMPGKDYPIFFDRKTVKAVEEEGKTTLYAMRKGAVYFSGDSIGVSNHLELSDNVGVKTGNVDFDGYLTVKGTIEDNYIVSTTNDIEVLGEYGVGSCKEINSREGNIYIRGGIAGKGKTVIKCKKNLYIKFVADAEIICDGSVHVGFYCLNSNIIAKEVILESLKGQIIGGNITADIRVLAATYGTPSEKRTNIYVKGFDRVALKDSLDNLTEEIEQLKISMNQYKQQISIFNISDAGKSRKSEFEKLNEVYNNIRAELQAKEETRKNIAGYLKVKGEGEITILKKAFPNTYFEIKRIQKEIQTPVLRTSFYYSEGTIKEL
- a CDS encoding GAF domain-containing protein; this encodes MKYQSILQRLEDEKKDEILSAKLYRYTGLMQAIEYFSQKLVFDQIIEAAFDFINELLLVNNSIVYVREDSRYIVKKVKGFKDYVSEIENTSKLENLATFYGNVLYEKDKIVKFFDLGMVTDMGINAIVPLIIDGKLYGFIMINGKGFADDDYIISESLMRLIDTALENYSRYEDLAKVNKELDEKIFNLFAINQSSKVLLSELRNNALYDLSVELFSELTRSTVTGFVLYDERSGRYVLKGFKDVFYKIKDVFVSLCLNENHKIDSNKVIIDLENPDDCKYFYSLFEESDHQVKKLEAKYIVIIIKEKEILGFVTLSETVTGDEYSSGIFELIESLASSMYIALSNANLFKQVNEQKQIIQRKLDKLVSLNKLTKNISSSLRIDTLMEVAAKTLEVSFNMQKGLLCLYDKESNKFSVSEAIGLGGNLDTGIIPNDNWRRVFEGDYVYEIGQDKVAEYIGYEAAEKVGDAQGILIVPIYIDILEVELSGAIVIFKYDGLQLDNEENLITLETIAGHIAPVLKNLWVIQQQQRFMLPNFVELFKNELKDEVKAAMDYNINLSVIQVEDKRDFIFKGTSIIDSIKTNFRKVYPFSYNNVFIIENEDENIEDRIRTCTGISDLKIRKMVLGKDFKNFASFFDLFR
- the acpS gene encoding holo-ACP synthase is translated as MKLLLGTDIVEVDRVKQAIENGGVKFSEKVFTPDEIQYCESRNVVKYQSYAARFAAKEAVSKAFGTGIGKNAAFNEIEIIKDSLGKPNVRLTGKAKAFYDSMGASGISISLSHCREYAVAYATISIISNENKDT
- a CDS encoding metallophosphoesterase family protein, translated to MKQVSFIHTADIHLDTPFSSLGDKEKADIRRQELENCLENIIDRVRVRSINLLIISGDFFEESCVRGSTIIGVRNLFSELYEAEIVIIPGNHDPLKENSYYNTISWSDNVHILTDSKQVLFLEKFNTCIYNMGAVGRVTEDYARLQGNNISSDRFNILVFHGTVDMPFEESNYNAIGSKDIFNLGMDYVALGHMHNYIRFQNRASIMINPGSPEPMGFDEEGVHGFVQGNIRFTEDNSKLVEATFVPSSSRNYYNIELDVTGCKSNQEIIQKLSMDDNIDFSGKDLYSLTLKGFIPMNFTPDIKYLTEVIKDKCFYLRIKTETSILFDYEQYLEDPGIKGEFVRMLMDMQENEASQERKEILNMAIQLGLQAMENNRVD
- a CDS encoding ATP-binding protein; the encoded protein is MKIDRLHVRGFGKLEDFTCDFSDGLNVIYGHNESGKSTLMAFIKAMLYGVKGGRAGKNGILPDSKRYMPWNNKQYGGYMNIKLDNYDFYRIDRDFFANKLNLYDSSFNDISDNFIDIRDTNSIGEKLVGLNENLFERTVFIKQMGTRIDTLTSKDLVDRISNIQQSGFEDISYIQAQNALKEALKRQIGTDRSYTRPLDIINQRLAELQEKKADLLNEEKNLEELREKQQDISLNIKKLKLKYRLISRIIDYCKLKQKLKVLNEKKEEIHFLEEAVRQAQENITKLEEDKKSAILHLNNNQVIKVKKLRGIDVFLIICAIATLSVGLAAFVFNIFSPLFALIPVLLTLILFFLRIRTIKREAEMLQKERTDELNRQLSQFDERIAQNKTQHQKLTARIEGQKAKDRAETPESVGSEISGLYTEIMRDKQKIESSLTHYEKELLEDLSKESHESLLVKAYGINKNVLSDIQRWEAEYNTVAQTVKNTSIGSISDIDNEISRLSRQKKSLDSKGEALNIAISTLEAAAEQVRKKYVPVMNKVLNNTFSGLTSQRYSDVRTGDNLKIMLDNPETEKLVPVSMLSDGTIDQIYFALRVAISETVLQNHECMPFIMDEPFAQYDDERTFNALKYIGNISKKQQVIIFTCKKREVELINSEFPCKICSLT
- a CDS encoding C40 family peptidase, translated to MRKRLFIYLVAITAIFILTGCGNTEIPVTKNEQYLSGITADNAAVINDAVVDVFGNNDVLSTRVTQALFNQIVKVISQESSWAKIMMLDGTTGWVKSKYISRDTSCVTDGRINNKIVVTAKTVYVYTGTLNDIKYKQVVLGTELYSINKTKTGYDVLLPDNKKGWVEDGGVIAVPSTQNVIPKTSAEGFIQTVRKFEGTIYIIGGVSRWGIDSPGLCYVGSRINGVDIPRNVKEIAKTGISVKLNDIKPGDLLMFSVDNIKKDVSDVGVYTGNNEFIHSSPSRGVVTDSLEDSYYKNRIIGIRRIF
- a CDS encoding MGDG synthase family glycosyltransferase; this translates as MRVLILYVSVGTGHMKAAEALKESIERQSPDWKVDVLDALKYINPVIDKIVVSSYLGALKRSPKLYSMIYTASGTGTGIYDMSKAVNKLLSYKLKSLINEYKPSAIVCTHPFPMQMLSSLKSKNKLNIPTMAILTDYVVHSLWLDSGMDAFIVANDNMKSEMISRGIPDNIIFPYGIPVSPKFLTPTDKKGLLVKYGLEDKFTVLVMGGGMGFGNIEKTMASLLNCDVDIQIIAVTGTNQKLKFQLEEYASQSSKKVLILSYTERVNELMDISDLLITKPGGMTVSEALVKGLPIFIISPIPGQEEGNASFLIRSGVANKIDSFNNLVNILSQVTNDPSTLKIMRENSKELGKPHSAHDIAVLLGKLVTG